From the Ipomoea triloba cultivar NCNSP0323 chromosome 8, ASM357664v1 genome, the window cACACGCTTCAAGTTTGGTCCCTGAATGTGTGCTGTGTGGTGAGGAAGACTGTTTCTTGATTCTTGATTCTGTATTTAAAGAATAGGGTTTGGGTTTTTGGGCAAAACCAAGGGAGAAAGATGCCTATGTACCAGCCAGgaagaggggggaggggggagttTGAGGTGGGGGGTGGTGGGCAGGTTCTGGATCTGGAGACTGCTGTGAAAGATGGGAttttggggggtgggggggtggGGGTTTTGGCAAAAACAGTTGACAAGAAACCTAGTCTTAGGACCATGATTGAAGAGCTTGATGCAATTGAGGTTCCTGCAGTGTTCATTTGCCCAATTTCTTTAGACCCAATGCAGGACCCTGTGACCCTTTGCACAGGCCAGACCTATGAAAGGTCCAATATTCTCAAATGGTTCTCTTTGGGGCATTTTACTTGCCCCACAACAATGCAGGAGCTTTGGGATGATTCAATCACCCCTAATAGTACCTTGCATCAGTTGATTTACACCTGGTTTTCCCAGAAGTATTTGGCTATGAAGAAGAGGTCTGAGGATGTTCAAGGCAGAGTCTTGGAGATTCTTGAGTCTCTCAAGAAGGTTAAGGGTCAGGCTAGGGTTCAGGCCTTGAAGGAGTTGAGGCTAGTCGTGTCTGCACACGATTCGGCCAAGAAAACCGTGATGAGCAATGGCGGGGTTGCTCTGATTAGTTCGTTGTTGGGCGCTTTTACCTCCCACGCTGTTGCTTCGGAGGCCATTGGGATTTTGGTGTGTTTGGATATAAACTTTAGTGGGAAGAAGGATTTGGCGCAACCATCCAAGGTTTCGTTACTAGTGGATACATTGAACGAGGGGTCAATTGATACGAAGATCAATTGTATGAAACTGCTTGAAATGTTGATAGAAGGGAAGGATTCCGACTCCCAAATCGTATCAAGTTTGAGTCTTTTGGTTGGAGTGTTGAGATTAGTGAGGGATAAGAGGCACCCGAATGGGGTCCTGGCGGGACTCAAGATGCTCAAGATAATCGCCTCATACGAATCGTTACGAGCCTCAATTGTGAATGTTGGGAGCATCCCTCAATTGGTGGATGTGTTGCCTAGTTTGAATGCAGAGTGCTTGGAATTAGCCCTTCACGTTCTTGAGCTATTGTCTGCCCTCCCCGAGGGCGCATTGGCTCTCAAGGATTGCCCCCGAACCATCCCCAACACCGTGAAACTGCTGATGAAAGTCTCGGAAAGCTGCACTCAATCAGCTCTGTCGATATTGTGGGAAGTTTGCAAGCTTGCACCCGAGAAATGTTCCACGCTCGTCGTTGAGGCTGGCCTAGCCGCGAAGCTCCTCCTTGTGATCCAGAGCGGGTGCAACCCGGTGTTGAAACAACGATCAGCAGAGCTCTTGAAACTGTGTAGTCTAAATTACACGGCCACCATTTTCATTTCCAAGTGTAAACTTACGAAAACAATACAATGAGACAATGCATTCGTTATAATCGTTATTTGCACACACGAATTTTCCCCTTCCCCAAGATCCCGAGGGGTCTTGGATTGGCTTAGCGTCGAGGTGCCATTTTTGTACATACTTCTTACAGCATTAGGTGCCATCGATATTCGCTTGATAAAGAACTGCTTATTGCCATTAGTTCAGTGAAGATCTTTCAATAACACATCCATGGCAGAACAGTTGCTTCAACCTGCAAATTCTATCTCATTATTGTAAAGATTGTTATTGCTGTAGTTCAAGATTCATTATTTCTCAAATCAGACTAATGCAAGTCGAATTTCAATCTAATCTCATTCAGCCATTCAAAATAGCTCTTCTAAGGACATTACTGTATACACATGGGTTCGAACTTTCTGATATATGATCTCGTATTTTAGTGACTCAAACTCTTCTAAGTTGAGATGAAGTGTTAATTTCAAGTTTCCATTTTAGTGTTTTGAGTAATTATTACCCTCAAGTCTCTCAAGAAGGG encodes:
- the LOC116027999 gene encoding U-box domain-containing protein 30-like, coding for MPMYQPGRGGRGEFEVGGGGQVLDLETAVKDGILGGGGVGVLAKTVDKKPSLRTMIEELDAIEVPAVFICPISLDPMQDPVTLCTGQTYERSNILKWFSLGHFTCPTTMQELWDDSITPNSTLHQLIYTWFSQKYLAMKKRSEDVQGRVLEILESLKKVKGQARVQALKELRLVVSAHDSAKKTVMSNGGVALISSLLGAFTSHAVASEAIGILVCLDINFSGKKDLAQPSKVSLLVDTLNEGSIDTKINCMKLLEMLIEGKDSDSQIVSSLSLLVGVLRLVRDKRHPNGVLAGLKMLKIIASYESLRASIVNVGSIPQLVDVLPSLNAECLELALHVLELLSALPEGALALKDCPRTIPNTVKLLMKVSESCTQSALSILWEVCKLAPEKCSTLVVEAGLAAKLLLVIQSGCNPVLKQRSAELLKLCSLNYTATIFISKCKLTKTIQ